The nucleotide window TCTACCTTGATGTAATATCGACATAAATTCTGAATAAATGAACTAATCCATACAAAAAGTATCTGTCAAAACACTTTCATGCTTGTAAGTTATTGCATTGCTATACAATACAAACAATAATGGTGAATTTATAACATTTTAAAAGTTAACCCGGTTTTCACTAAGCCCATACCCTGTTAATACCCTCATAACTGAGAAACGAAAATCTCTCAGCCATACTAAAAATCAATCGGAATGAACCTTACAAGATGAAGTTTTTTAGCGGTCTTAGATCAAAGCATCCTGGTGCTGGACAATAATTGAACAGGAAGTTAACATCTGCGTGTGTCTAAATGTTTGTGGCAGGGTTGTTTACCTTTTTGATCCGAACAACACTGAATCGAGTGAGTAGCGGTTGTAATTCAATAGCGCGATATCGAGTCCCAAAAGTATAATATAGGGGATATTGCGGGCGACCTTTTCGCTTTCGCCTGCCACTGCCAGGCCGAAGTTCAAACTCACCATGAAAAGCCCCAGAAGATATAATGCCGGCCGTGTGAAAAGCCCGACTGCCACAAGCAACCCCAGGCCGAATTCGGCTACCGGAGTGATATACGCGAAACCGCTCACCATGAATCCGGGTAGCCAGGTCTCGGAGAATTTATCCTGCATATACCCCACCACGCCAGAGTAATTCATGAACTTGTTGAGGCCGTAGATCAAGAATGTGATCCCGACTCCGAGCCTCATAACCAGAAACGCGAACGACAGGTCTTTCTCACGTAGATTCATAATATACTCCCGTAAAATTACCTCAAGGCCAGATTTCGATTTATAGAGTGTTACGAGGACTGGATTGTTCCCAAATAAAAATCGGGGTGAGAGGATTTGAACCTCCGACATCTTGCTCCCAAAGCAAGCGCGCTACCGGACTGCGCCACACCCCGAATCGATCTAAAAAAGAAGATTTAATCCCGGCTGTCAAGTTCTGTGTTCGTTTTTGCTTGTTTTAAGATCAACCTGGGATATATTCCGGTCTATGATTCGGCATATATTGATTTTCGGTACAGCGGCTCTTTTACTTATCCTGATAATCGCCTCTTTAACCACGTCACCCTTTTTATGGGGGCTCAATCATGCCGGTTTTTTGCCAGTCTGGATCATCATCCTGACGATCGCAACCAGCGTACTGGGATGGCTGATCTTTACCGGTTACGCGATAAAAGATGAATCATCCACTAAAACAAGGACCCCGTCATTTACCAGAATTTTGATTTTGGCAGGGGTTTTACTGGTACTGATTGGATTGATGTACTCGTTTCAATCGGCTACCGCCTTATGGGGCGACGGTTACCTGCGGGCCGATGAAATCGACAACGGGCGCATGTTGCATTTCACCGAACCGCTCGACAAATTCGTGCAATTCATGCTCTATTACGGCTTCACGCAGGAGGCCGGATTTTCTTCGGAGGACAGCCATCGTATTGTTTCGATCTTTGGCGGAGTACTCTATTTTTTGCTGTCATTTTGGTTTTTAGGCCGGTATCCCGACAGCAGGTTTGAACGTTTCCTGTATGGCGGACTGCTGTTTTTCAGCGGTCTGATCCAGCTGTTTTTCGGCTATGTCGAAAGCTACAGCCTCTCCACACCGCTTTTTCTGACCGCGTTGGGTACAGCACTGATACGCCTGAAAAACGGCCAGAGCATACTACCCGCGTCAATCCTGTATTTTATCGCCTGCCTGTTTCATATGTCGCTGGCAGTCTATTTCCCCGCCTTTCTGGTTGTTGCGATCCTGCAATGGAAAAAACATAAGCAGACTGCTGACAGATTCAGCCTGATCGCGACCGCCCTGATTCCGGCTTTGCTGGCGGTAATTCTGCTGGCAGTCCGTAGTACCCAGGAAGTTGGCAAACTTGAAATCAACTGGTTCGAGTACCTGTTTTTATCGTTTCTTCCCAATCAGACCGGCTACTGGATATTCTCAGCGACTCATATTCTCGATATATTGAACGAGTTGCTTTTGGTGGCGCCGACGGGGATTGTTCTGTTAGTAGCTTTTCTGCGACCGAAACGCCTCGAAAAATCAATGGAATTTATCTTTTTAGCGATCCTTTGCGTGTGCGGCCTGATGTTCATGTTACTTTTCAACACCTCCTTCGCCCTGGCACGCGACTGGGATCTATTCAGTTCGATCGCGCTTCCAGTTAACCTGCTGGCAGGTTATGTGACAATTCAACACCTGAGGGATAAAAAACGTTTCGATCTCAGGCTGATATTTCTGCCGTTGCTTCCGGCAGTTTGGATAACTGTCAGTTTCGTGCTCACCAACTCCCGCCAGGAAGCTACCGTCGACCGCTATGAGACAGCGATCGAGATGACCGAATACGGACGTCATCTCAACCTGGAAGCGCTGGCCTCGTACTATAAAGCGGTCGATAATGATACTCGTTATATCGAACTGCTCGAGGAAGCTCAAAAATACCAGAATAATCCGCGTTACCTGTTCAAAATCGGCCATACCAAGCTATCAGAAGGCAAACCGGCGGAGGCTCTGGATTATTTTTTCGAAGCGCTCGAGATTGACCCCGATTACGTTTCCGCCCTGCAGTATGTCGCCATGACCTACGCTTCCCTGGGCAAAAACGACCCCAGGCTCTATGAACAGGCCGAGAAATTCTTCCACCTGGTGCTCCAGAAGGATCCGGATTTCGCGCCGGGTTATTACAACCTGGCCTGGGTTTTGATCGAAACCGGCCGTTTAAATGAAGCGAGGCGCAACCTGCGTAAGGCAATCGAGTATGATCCCGATTACAGCATGGCCTACGCCAATTTAGCCAGGGTATTTGCGCTCGAGAATAACCTCGACTCAGCCGAGTACTACTACCTCAAGTTGATTGATATGGAACCGAATGACCTGGGTTCCTATCTTAACCTTGTCAAAACCTACCATACAGCCGGTGAGGGTGAACGCGGGTACGCTATTCTGAAAGAAGCCGAGAACCGTTTTAAGAATTCAGTTTACAGCATCGAAATCGCCCGCACCTACCTGCTTTTAGGAGCGACCGACAAGGCCATTGAATTATTGACTCAAATTTCCGAATCAGAACAGCATCCACTGCCAGCCTTCATTACCCTCGCAAATGTCTACTACATGACAGGTAAACCGGAGGCTGGAATCAAAACACTCTCCCGCGCGGGGCAATATCATTTAGAACCGTCTCAACTGGTCCATATATCCGAAGCTTTCCTGCAGATGGAAGCGCGCGATTCGGCCCGGGCTTATCTCCATGAATCGATCAAACGCGACTCCAGCTTTGTGACAGGATACCTCAAACTTTCGATGTTTTACCTGCTGGAGGGCAAGCGTCAAACTGCTATGCGTGTACTCGAGCAGGGGGCAGGCAAAATCGACGACCCCCACAAACGCGATTCTCTTTTATCCCGCTTAAACAAGCTTCATTCGGCAGATTAAACTAAAAGTGTGTCACCAGTGACACGCAGGACCTGTTTTTACAAATACGTCAAATCCGCCTACTTACTGCCTCACAACACGTTATCTAGCTGGCACGGTTTATGCAATTTATACTTCCCGGATGACACAGGAAATAACACTAAACCGAGGAGGTTATCATGAAAACGAAACTGTCAATCATCAGCCTGTCAGCAGTGATTATCCTGGCGATCGTAATGATCACAGCGATCAATATCCAGAAAGATCGAGATTCAAAACAGGCCGACAGGGTAGTCCCGGCCGAGGATACAATCACCACGAGTGTCCAGACGGAGATCGAAGATATCCCCGCTGAAACCGTGATCCCGCTCGAACCGGAAGCGGTCGAGACCCTCTCAGTCTCGTTTGCCAATGTGCGCGATGTGGCTGTCTGGGATGAGCGCGTGGCGGCCGGCACCGAAGGGGGCGTATTCACCTACCTGCCGGAGGATTCGTCCTACCAGTTCTACCATGCAGGCGCCGGTCTGGATGAGGGTGATGTCAACTGCGTCCTTCCGCTTGCGGACAAACTCTATGTCGGCGGTGAAAACGGCCTGGCCGAAATTGATTTGGCCGGTAATATCGAAAAACTCGAGTTCGGCTTCGATGCGCCGGTGAACGCACTGGCCGAATATGACGGCACGCTCTTGATTGGTACTGAAGAAGACGGCTTGATCGCCTGGTCCTACGGTTTTTCCAACTGCCTGCTTGAGGTGCCCCAGATCAGCGCGGTGGTCTCAGCAGATGACCAGATCTGGGTGGCTACCCGAGGTCACGGACTGTACAGCTTCGACGGCCGGAAATGGCAGAAACGCTTTTTGATCGAGGATTCGACCGCCCTCGATTATGTCACCGACCTGGGTTACAAATTCAACCGGGTTTATGCCACCACCGCTTTCGGACTGTATGTCTTCGACGGCGGGCGCTGGAAACTCTACAATGAGGAGGACGGCCTGCTGGTCTGCGATCTGACCGCTGTCGATTTCTCCGGCTGGAAGATCATAGTCTCAACCTCGGACTGGGGAATCTACGAGATCTTTGAAGATATAGTCACTCCCAAAGCCTGGTCAGAGGGTATGGAGGTAACAGCTCTGGCATCCAACGGCAATCTCACCGCGATCGGCACACCCGCGGACGGAATCTACATTGCTCAGGGCGGTTCAATCAGCCACGTGAACCCGTCACCCCAGACCTTCACCCGACCAGCCCTGGCACTCTTACCGTAGCTCTTCTCATCAAACAAGCCGCCCGGCTTAAAACCGGGCGGCTTCTCAAAACGGAAAGGACAATTGCACAGATCGCAATTACCTGAAAGCAAGAAAACTATAATTTCAGGCTTCTATTTGGGCAAAATTTATTATCACATCATTCCCATCGAATTAGCTACTACAAACAATAAAACGAACCACAGTATCGGTGTGACCACAAGAGTCAGTATGCCTTGGATTTTTTTACAGCGCAAACCGACCACCGCGCCATAGACGGCCAGAAACCAGCCGTACAGCAAAGACAGCCCGAGCATTATCGAGGATGGAAGCGAAAACCACCAGCCGGCGGGCGGATTGAGATAATCATTGCCAAGGCTGATCACTGAAACCAGCTTGATCAAGAACACGGCAACGGTAAATGGCAACCAGGCGTAGACACTGACCGCCACGGAATTCTTCATGTCCTTGCGGGAATCAGCAAGGTAGGCATAGAAGTGAAACAGGATCCCACCGATCATGTAAATAAGCCCCATAAAAACCACGCTCATAATCAGAAGCAATATGAAAGATGACAAATGACCGGAAACCAGCCCCCCTTCACTCAACAGGGTCTTGTCCATCCACATCAGGGCATGAGCCATTCCGGCCAGCCACGCGGAAAAGGCCAGAAACGGAAATGTGTCACGGGCGACTGTCTGCTTAAAGAATGTGTGCGGGTGACGGATCATCAACCATAACAGTCCGCCGAAACCGATTTCTTTCTCTCGGGATTCGTATGCCACCATCAAAGTATTATCCATGTTTTAAGCATTCGTAAATACCACCCGATTGTTGCATAAAATTCCGATTTTAATCTAACTTTAAATCTCTTCTGCACAAACTTTTTGTTGAATTACCTGAAACCTGGAAGATTATTAAAAAAATAGTTCTGATTTTAAAGGAGGAAACATGTCATACAGGAGAGTAATTCTTACGGTATGCCTGCTTGCAATCATGGTTGCTTCTTCACTTTTTGCGCAGGCTGAAGATGAACTTATTGGTCGCTGGGAAGGTACGATCGAAATTCCCCAAATGCCTTTGGATATCGTTTTGCTCTTTGAAAATGATCCGGACTGTGTACTCTTTGGATTGATCGACATTCCCCAGCAGGGCGCGATCGGGCTCGAACTGGTCGAGATCGAAATCGAGGGCAACCAGGCACAATTCGCCATAGCCGATGTCCCGGGCAATCCCCGTTTTATGGGCGAGATTTCCGATGACGGCTCGACGATGAGCGGAGAATTCACTCAAAATGAGCAGAGCTTTGCATTCGAGGTAACCTATGAGGATCCGCAGAAGGCGGCCGAAAGAATGGCCCGCTTGCGCGGAAAAGTCGACCGAATACAGCAATTCGCCGATTCCATGCTGGCAGTCTGGGAACCTCCGGGATTCGCAATCGGTATCGTCTACCGGGATTCGGTCGTACTTGCCGAGGGCTATGGCTATCGTGATCTCGAGGACAGCCTCTCAGCCAATGAGAAGACCCTGTACGCCATCGGGTCGACCACCAAGGCTTTCACTACCGCGGCGATTTCTATACTCGTCGATGAGGGCCTGCTCGAATGGGAGGGCAAGGTGATCGATTACCTGCCGGATTTCAGATTATGGGATGAGTACGCTACATATCACATGAACCTGGTCGACCTGGTGACACATCGCTCAGGCCTGCCCCGTCACGACCTGGTCTGGTATAACGCGCCGATTACGCGCGAGGAGATCATCGGGCGGTTGCAGTATCTCGAGCCGACTGCTGAACTGCGTTCCCGCTTTCAGTACAACAACCTGATGTTCGTAACTGCCGGCTACATTGTCGGTCAGATGACAGGTTCGACATGGGAAGAGTTCGTCCAGGCCGAAATCCTCGATCCGCTCGGGATGGACCGCTCCAACTTCTCTGTGGAGGTTTCCAGGCAGGATGACAACCATGCCCGGCCGTACCGCTTAAACAGCGACGGTGAAATCGAACTGACAGATTTTCGCAATCTCGATCATGTCGGCCCGGCAGGTTCGATCAATTCCTGCGTGGAAGATATGTGCCAATGGCTCAGGCTTCAGCTCGGGCGGGGCGAGTACGACGGGTTCCGGATCATCTCCGAGGAGCAGATTAATAACATGCACGCCCCGCATGTAGTCAGCAACCTGCCGTCAGCATACGATGAACTTTCGGAAGCGCTCTATGGGCTCGGCTGGGGGGTGCAGATGTACCGTGGTCACAAAATCGTCTGGCACGACGGCGGTATCGACGGTTTCTATACCAGGGTCGCGCTTCTGCCTGAAGACAACCTCGGTATTGTCGCGTTTGTAAATCTGCCGGGAAATCAGGTTATCGACGCCATGCTGTATTATATCGCCGATGAGTTTCTGGAGCTGGAACCGATCGACTGGACCTCCCGCCTCAAATCTCCTGAAAGTGACGAGGATGAAGAAACGGAGGATAAAGCGGAAGATATGCGCGTCGAGGATACCAAACCCTCCCATAAACTCAAAGACTACGCGGGAAAATATGAACATCCCGGCTACGGCGTCATCACGATCGACTATCGCGATAAAAAGCTGTATGCTGAAATGAACCGCATGGAATCAGTACTCGAGCACTGGCATTACGACGTCTTCCGCATCACAGACGAGATGCTGGAAGAAACCAAGCTCCAGTTTCTGACCAACCTAAGAGGCGATATCGACCGCCTGGGAGTAGCGCTGGAAGCGGAGCTGGATGATATCATCTTCGAAAAACAGGCCAACGCCCGTCTCTATGATCCCGAGTTTTTGTCAAAGCTTGTAGGAGAGTATGAGCTAAAAGGAGTTATATCCAAAGTCTATTTCAAGAATGATAACACCCTGGGACTGACAGTGCCCGGCCAGAGGCCATATACGCTGACACCATACCGGGGAACCGAATTCAATATCGAGGGATTGAACGGCTTCAGCCTGCGGTTCGAAATCGACGACGATGACGAACACGCCGAAGAAGTGACGTTTATCCAGCCCAACGGCGTTTTTACCGCCAAAAGACAGTGATTCGACCACCAGTGGAACATCCGGGACCAAAAAACGATTATAGGCCATAATACAACACTAAAGTGTAAACTATTTAAGGTGGATATATTATGGATTGGGCTAAAGTAAAACAGCAGTTTCCGGAGCTCAGACGGGTTATCGACGGCAAACAGATCATATTTTTAGATTCGGCCGCCACCAGTCAAAAACCTCAACGTGTGATTGACAAACTGGTTGAATACTACTCGAATTACAACGCCAATGTTCATCGCGGAGTCTACTCGCTTTCGGCCGAAGCGACCGAGGCCTATGATGAATCTCGCGATCTGGTACGCCAGTTCATCAACGCCCGTTCAAATTCGGAAGTTATCTTTACCAAGGGCACCACAGAGGGCATCAACCTGGTGGCGCGCGCCTGGGGCGATGAGTTTGTCGACGCCGGTGATGAAATCATCCTGACCGAACTGGAACATCACTCCAACCTGGTGCCGTGGCAACTGTTGTCGCAACGCACCGGCTGTAAACTCAGGTTCGTGCCGGTCGATGACCAGGCTGTTTTAGATCTCGATCAATACGAAAAACTGCTTTCGAGTAAAACCAGACTGGTGGCTTTTAACGGGCAGTCCAATTCCATGGGCACACTTAACCCGATCGAGAAAATGACCGCCCTGGCCCATGATGCCGGTGCACTGGTTTTGGTCGACGGCGCCCAGTATGTGCCCCACAACAAAATCGATGTGCAGAAACTCGATGTCGATTTTCTGGCATTTTCCGGACACAAGATGTGCGCTCCGACAGGGATCGGGGTGCTCTACGGCAAAGAAGAATTGCTCGAAAAGATACCGCCGTTTCTGGGTGGCGGAGACATGATCGAAAGCGTACATTACGAAAAATCGACTTATACCAAATTGCCGATCAAGTTCGAGGCCGGGACTCCGAATATCGGCGGGGTGGTAGTGCTGGGTGAAGCGATCAGGTTCCTCAATGAGATCGGGATGGACAATATCCGCGAACACGAAAAAGAACTGACCGAGTATACATTGCAGAAGTTTTTAGATCATCCAAAAATAAAAATCTATGGACCCCGGACTCCCGCAGGCCGGGGTGGCGCGATATCTTTTGAATACGAAAATATCCACCCCCATGACATGGCCCAGATCCTGGATTCTGTGGGAATCTGTATCCGCGCCGGGCATCACTGTACCCAGCCGTTAATGCGCAAATTCGGAATCGCCGCAACTTCGCGAGTGTCATTTTATCTGTATAACGACAAAACCGAGGTGGATCGGCTTATGGACGCTCTGGATAAGGCGCAGGAAATGTTTGGCTTCTGATCACAGGTTTGTCGTCTGGACTTCTTGCCTCATCGCGAGCCTCAACCGGTCGATGTATTTACGCGCCTCATGACTGGTTCGTACCAGGGCCGGATAATCCGGATCCGGTTTGCTTCGATCGATCCGCACCAGCCTTCCGCTGATCTGGAGACCATAACGCACCAGTCCGTCGGGAT belongs to Candidatus Zixiibacteriota bacterium and includes:
- a CDS encoding DoxX family membrane protein, whose product is MSEVQILSPRFLFGNNPVLVTLYKSKSGLEVILREYIMNLREKDLSFAFLVMRLGVGITFLIYGLNKFMNYSGVVGYMQDKFSETWLPGFMVSGFAYITPVAEFGLGLLVAVGLFTRPALYLLGLFMVSLNFGLAVAGESEKVARNIPYIILLGLDIALLNYNRYSLDSVLFGSKR
- a CDS encoding tetratricopeptide repeat protein yields the protein MIRHILIFGTAALLLILIIASLTTSPFLWGLNHAGFLPVWIIILTIATSVLGWLIFTGYAIKDESSTKTRTPSFTRILILAGVLLVLIGLMYSFQSATALWGDGYLRADEIDNGRMLHFTEPLDKFVQFMLYYGFTQEAGFSSEDSHRIVSIFGGVLYFLLSFWFLGRYPDSRFERFLYGGLLFFSGLIQLFFGYVESYSLSTPLFLTALGTALIRLKNGQSILPASILYFIACLFHMSLAVYFPAFLVVAILQWKKHKQTADRFSLIATALIPALLAVILLAVRSTQEVGKLEINWFEYLFLSFLPNQTGYWIFSATHILDILNELLLVAPTGIVLLVAFLRPKRLEKSMEFIFLAILCVCGLMFMLLFNTSFALARDWDLFSSIALPVNLLAGYVTIQHLRDKKRFDLRLIFLPLLPAVWITVSFVLTNSRQEATVDRYETAIEMTEYGRHLNLEALASYYKAVDNDTRYIELLEEAQKYQNNPRYLFKIGHTKLSEGKPAEALDYFFEALEIDPDYVSALQYVAMTYASLGKNDPRLYEQAEKFFHLVLQKDPDFAPGYYNLAWVLIETGRLNEARRNLRKAIEYDPDYSMAYANLARVFALENNLDSAEYYYLKLIDMEPNDLGSYLNLVKTYHTAGEGERGYAILKEAENRFKNSVYSIEIARTYLLLGATDKAIELLTQISESEQHPLPAFITLANVYYMTGKPEAGIKTLSRAGQYHLEPSQLVHISEAFLQMEARDSARAYLHESIKRDSSFVTGYLKLSMFYLLEGKRQTAMRVLEQGAGKIDDPHKRDSLLSRLNKLHSAD
- a CDS encoding serine hydrolase; the protein is MSYRRVILTVCLLAIMVASSLFAQAEDELIGRWEGTIEIPQMPLDIVLLFENDPDCVLFGLIDIPQQGAIGLELVEIEIEGNQAQFAIADVPGNPRFMGEISDDGSTMSGEFTQNEQSFAFEVTYEDPQKAAERMARLRGKVDRIQQFADSMLAVWEPPGFAIGIVYRDSVVLAEGYGYRDLEDSLSANEKTLYAIGSTTKAFTTAAISILVDEGLLEWEGKVIDYLPDFRLWDEYATYHMNLVDLVTHRSGLPRHDLVWYNAPITREEIIGRLQYLEPTAELRSRFQYNNLMFVTAGYIVGQMTGSTWEEFVQAEILDPLGMDRSNFSVEVSRQDDNHARPYRLNSDGEIELTDFRNLDHVGPAGSINSCVEDMCQWLRLQLGRGEYDGFRIISEEQINNMHAPHVVSNLPSAYDELSEALYGLGWGVQMYRGHKIVWHDGGIDGFYTRVALLPEDNLGIVAFVNLPGNQVIDAMLYYIADEFLELEPIDWTSRLKSPESDEDEETEDKAEDMRVEDTKPSHKLKDYAGKYEHPGYGVITIDYRDKKLYAEMNRMESVLEHWHYDVFRITDEMLEETKLQFLTNLRGDIDRLGVALEAELDDIIFEKQANARLYDPEFLSKLVGEYELKGVISKVYFKNDNTLGLTVPGQRPYTLTPYRGTEFNIEGLNGFSLRFEIDDDDEHAEEVTFIQPNGVFTAKRQ
- the sufS gene encoding SufS family cysteine desulfurase, producing the protein MDWAKVKQQFPELRRVIDGKQIIFLDSAATSQKPQRVIDKLVEYYSNYNANVHRGVYSLSAEATEAYDESRDLVRQFINARSNSEVIFTKGTTEGINLVARAWGDEFVDAGDEIILTELEHHSNLVPWQLLSQRTGCKLRFVPVDDQAVLDLDQYEKLLSSKTRLVAFNGQSNSMGTLNPIEKMTALAHDAGALVLVDGAQYVPHNKIDVQKLDVDFLAFSGHKMCAPTGIGVLYGKEELLEKIPPFLGGGDMIESVHYEKSTYTKLPIKFEAGTPNIGGVVVLGEAIRFLNEIGMDNIREHEKELTEYTLQKFLDHPKIKIYGPRTPAGRGGAISFEYENIHPHDMAQILDSVGICIRAGHHCTQPLMRKFGIAATSRVSFYLYNDKTEVDRLMDALDKAQEMFGF